In the Ilumatobacteraceae bacterium genome, one interval contains:
- a CDS encoding SDR family oxidoreductase: MAITIDLSGRTVVVTGGTRGIGRGIAERFAQAGAAIAVCARTPVELPDDWSFHVADLRDAEQAAAAIESVVAAHGRLDIVVNNAGGSPPADTATVSPRFTERIVSLNLLAAMHCSQAAHRHLLGDDTQRDGGGSIVNISSVAANRPGPTVAAYAAAKAGLANFTRTIGQEWAPAIRSNCVTVGMVRTDDSDAHYGDAGATDRIAATIPMSRFATPLDIADACVFLSSPLASYISGSELVVHGGGDRPPFLDAAGGR, from the coding sequence GTGGCCATCACGATCGACCTCAGCGGACGGACGGTGGTGGTCACCGGCGGAACCAGAGGTATCGGACGTGGTATCGCCGAACGGTTCGCCCAGGCGGGCGCCGCTATCGCTGTCTGCGCTCGCACCCCGGTCGAACTCCCGGACGATTGGTCGTTCCACGTCGCCGACCTCCGAGACGCGGAACAGGCCGCCGCCGCGATCGAGTCGGTCGTCGCGGCCCACGGCCGTCTCGACATCGTCGTCAACAACGCAGGCGGGTCACCGCCGGCCGACACGGCGACCGTGTCACCTCGGTTCACCGAGCGGATCGTCTCGCTCAACTTGCTCGCCGCGATGCACTGCAGCCAGGCGGCACACCGGCATCTGCTCGGAGACGACACGCAGCGCGACGGTGGCGGGTCGATCGTCAACATCTCGAGTGTCGCTGCGAACCGACCCGGCCCGACCGTCGCTGCGTACGCGGCGGCGAAGGCCGGCCTGGCCAACTTCACCAGAACGATCGGTCAGGAGTGGGCGCCGGCGATCCGGTCGAACTGCGTGACCGTCGGAATGGTCAGGACCGACGACTCCGACGCTCACTACGGTGACGCGGGTGCCACTGACCGAATCGCAGCGACGATCCCCATGAGCCGCTTCGCCACACCCCTCGACATCGCTGATGCCTGTGTCTTCCTCAGTTCGCCGCTCGCGAGTTACATCTCGGGTTCCGAACTCGTGGTCCACGGCGGCGGCGATCGACCGCCGTTCCTCGACGCGGCGGGCGGCCGATGA
- a CDS encoding enoyl-CoA hydratase family protein yields MGIETYTDRTGVAEVVMDCPPVNALTVAEWFELARVVRQCGEEPSTRAVVLRAEGRGFNAGVDIKEMQNTDGFDALIGANRGCYEAFAAVYDCPVPVISAVHGFCVGGGIGLVGNSDVIVASDDAYFGLPEVDRGALGAATHLSRLVPQHKMRAMVYTSATATAAELQAWGSVLDVVPADRLLETARGVAGLIAEKSPTVIRAAKESLNGIDLWDVKRSYRYEQGFTFELNLSGVSDELRDDFARTDKAERNEHGGTK; encoded by the coding sequence ATGGGCATCGAGACGTACACAGATCGCACGGGGGTCGCCGAGGTGGTCATGGACTGCCCGCCGGTCAACGCCTTGACGGTCGCCGAATGGTTCGAACTCGCTCGGGTCGTCCGACAGTGCGGCGAGGAGCCGTCGACCAGGGCGGTGGTCCTGCGTGCCGAAGGGCGCGGGTTCAATGCCGGCGTCGACATCAAGGAGATGCAGAACACCGACGGGTTCGATGCGTTGATCGGGGCGAACCGCGGCTGCTACGAAGCCTTCGCTGCGGTGTACGACTGTCCGGTACCGGTCATCTCGGCCGTGCACGGCTTCTGCGTCGGCGGCGGGATCGGACTGGTCGGCAACAGCGACGTGATCGTGGCGAGCGACGACGCCTACTTCGGGTTGCCGGAGGTCGATCGTGGAGCGCTGGGCGCCGCGACCCACCTGTCGCGCCTCGTTCCCCAACACAAGATGAGGGCGATGGTGTACACGTCGGCGACCGCGACAGCGGCCGAATTGCAGGCGTGGGGCAGCGTGCTCGACGTGGTCCCCGCGGATCGGCTGCTCGAGACGGCTCGTGGAGTCGCCGGGCTCATCGCCGAGAAGTCGCCGACCGTCATCCGGGCAGCGAAGGAGAGCCTCAACGGCATCGACCTGTGGGACGTCAAGCGCAGCTACCGGTATGAGCAGGGCTTCACGTTCGAACTGAATCTCTCGGGCGTCAGCGATGAGTTGCGTGACGACTTCGCCCGGACCGACAAAGCGGAACGCAACGAGCACGGAGGCACGAAATGA
- a CDS encoding CoA-transferase, whose amino-acid sequence MTSDKRLSSDEAVASLSDGMTIGIGGWGSRRKPMSFVRALLRSSLTDLTIVSYGGPDVGLLCAAGKVRRLVYGFVSLDSVPLEPHFRAARQAGTIPELVEYDEGMLQWALYAGSLRLPFLPTRAGLGSGVMEVNPSLRLVTSPYEDGEDLVAVPGLRLDAACVHLNRADARGNAQYLGPDLYFDDLFLTACEPGHRFVSCERVIPTESLLDEGSFHTLRINRSMVDGVIEAPRGAHFTTCEPDYGRDEAFQRAYVTAARDAAQWETFTERFLGGSEDDYLRAVDAWHAEQQEETNR is encoded by the coding sequence ATGACCAGCGACAAGCGACTGTCCAGCGACGAGGCGGTTGCCTCGCTGTCCGACGGTATGACGATCGGGATCGGCGGGTGGGGGAGCCGACGGAAGCCGATGAGTTTCGTGCGAGCGTTGTTGCGGTCGTCCCTCACGGACCTCACGATCGTCTCCTACGGTGGTCCGGATGTCGGGCTGCTCTGTGCGGCGGGCAAGGTTCGGCGACTCGTCTACGGCTTCGTCTCGCTCGACTCGGTGCCGTTGGAACCGCACTTCCGGGCCGCTCGTCAGGCCGGGACGATCCCGGAACTCGTCGAGTACGACGAAGGCATGCTGCAGTGGGCGCTCTACGCCGGCTCGCTGCGTCTGCCGTTCCTGCCGACCCGCGCCGGTCTGGGCAGCGGCGTGATGGAGGTCAACCCATCGCTCCGACTCGTGACGTCGCCCTATGAGGACGGCGAGGACCTGGTGGCGGTTCCGGGACTTCGTCTCGACGCTGCCTGCGTCCATCTGAACCGTGCCGACGCTCGAGGCAACGCCCAGTACCTGGGGCCGGACCTGTATTTCGACGACCTGTTCCTCACCGCATGCGAACCCGGGCATCGGTTCGTGAGCTGTGAACGTGTGATCCCGACCGAGTCGCTCCTCGACGAGGGCTCGTTCCACACGCTGCGGATCAATCGCTCGATGGTGGATGGGGTCATCGAGGCACCGCGAGGTGCGCACTTCACCACATGCGAGCCCGACTACGGCCGCGACGAGGCCTTTCAACGGGCGTACGTGACGGCTGCCCGCGACGCTGCACAATGGGAGACGTTCACCGAGCGGTTCCTGGGCGGCAGCGAGGACGATTACCTGCGGGCGGTCGACGCATGGCACGCCGAACAGCAGGAGGAGACGAACCGATGA
- a CDS encoding CoA-transferase yields MSEPTLADVVVVACAEAFRGDGEIFASGMGTIPMLGARLARATFEPDLLVSDGEAFYVANDLEVGGTDKVIEGWIPFRSVFDTVWGGRRHVMMGATQIDVHGNTNIANIGSWDRPKVQLLGVRGGPGNTVNHATSFWIPNHTTRVFTPTVDMVSGLGTDRAAQLGGWVAAHHRLVRVVTNLATLDFGGEGGRMRLLSVHPGVSVDDVTTNTDFELEIGSDVPTTRAPTDVELEALQRLDPRGLRHREAGG; encoded by the coding sequence ATGAGCGAACCAACACTTGCCGACGTCGTGGTCGTCGCGTGCGCCGAGGCGTTCCGGGGCGACGGCGAAATATTCGCGTCGGGGATGGGAACGATCCCGATGCTCGGTGCCCGCCTCGCCCGCGCCACCTTCGAGCCCGACCTGCTCGTTTCCGACGGCGAAGCGTTCTATGTCGCGAACGATCTCGAGGTCGGAGGCACCGACAAGGTGATCGAGGGCTGGATCCCGTTCCGTTCTGTCTTCGACACGGTGTGGGGTGGACGCCGGCACGTGATGATGGGCGCTACCCAGATCGACGTGCACGGGAACACGAACATCGCGAACATCGGTTCGTGGGACCGGCCGAAGGTCCAGTTGCTCGGGGTCCGTGGAGGACCTGGGAACACGGTCAACCACGCGACCAGTTTCTGGATACCCAACCACACGACGCGGGTGTTCACGCCAACCGTCGACATGGTGAGTGGCCTCGGCACCGATCGGGCGGCACAGCTCGGTGGATGGGTCGCCGCTCACCATCGACTGGTGCGCGTCGTCACGAACCTCGCCACACTCGATTTCGGCGGTGAAGGTGGCCGGATGCGCCTGCTGAGCGTTCATCCCGGAGTGAGCGTGGACGATGTCACGACGAACACCGACTTCGAGCTCGAGATCGGCTCTGACGTCCCCACGACCCGTGCGCCCACCGACGTCGAACTCGAAGCGCTGCAGCGCCTCGACCCTCGGGGCCTGCGACACCGCGAAGCCGGTGGGTGA
- a CDS encoding nitronate monooxygenase family protein: MHRALNTNFCELVGVEVPIVQTGMGWVAGPRLVTATARAGGLGILASATMTLDEMTRAIDEVVSATDRPFGVNLRADSPDVEDRIDVMIGRGVRVASFAQAPRRDLIERLQANGLIVIPSIGARRHAEKVLEWGVDAVLVQGGEGGGHTGSVPTTILLPQVVDAVAGRVPVIAAGGFFDGRGLVAALAFGADAIAMGTRFLLTSDSAVPEQVKSQYLNSGVLDTVVTKQVDGVPHRVLRTPLVEQLESTGGRLLSVPMALRNAIRFRSLTGMSMRDMLSEGRAMKASNDLSWLQVVMAANTPMLLKSALVDGRVDAGVMASGQVVGVVDDLPTVDDLIDRIMSEADDLLSGWSG, from the coding sequence ATGCACCGAGCGCTGAACACCAACTTCTGTGAACTGGTCGGTGTCGAGGTCCCGATCGTCCAGACCGGCATGGGTTGGGTGGCGGGTCCGCGTCTCGTCACGGCCACCGCTCGGGCCGGAGGCCTCGGCATTCTTGCCAGTGCCACGATGACGCTCGACGAAATGACGCGAGCGATCGATGAGGTCGTCTCGGCGACCGATCGTCCGTTCGGGGTCAACCTGCGTGCCGACTCACCCGACGTCGAGGACCGGATCGACGTGATGATCGGGCGGGGAGTTCGTGTGGCGAGCTTCGCCCAGGCTCCTCGACGCGATCTGATCGAGCGGCTGCAGGCGAACGGCTTGATCGTGATTCCGTCGATCGGCGCGCGTCGGCACGCCGAGAAGGTGCTCGAATGGGGGGTCGACGCCGTCCTGGTCCAAGGTGGCGAAGGTGGCGGACACACGGGCTCGGTCCCGACGACCATTCTGCTGCCGCAGGTCGTCGACGCCGTCGCCGGTCGAGTTCCGGTCATCGCGGCCGGGGGTTTCTTCGACGGTCGCGGCCTCGTCGCCGCGCTCGCGTTCGGTGCGGACGCGATTGCGATGGGAACGCGCTTCTTGCTGACCAGCGATTCGGCCGTTCCCGAGCAGGTCAAGTCGCAGTACCTGAACAGCGGCGTGCTCGATACGGTCGTGACGAAGCAGGTCGACGGTGTTCCTCATCGGGTGTTGCGGACACCGCTCGTGGAGCAACTCGAGTCGACGGGTGGTCGGCTGCTCAGCGTGCCCATGGCACTTCGCAACGCGATCCGGTTTCGTTCGCTCACCGGAATGTCGATGCGTGACATGCTCTCGGAGGGGCGGGCGATGAAGGCCAGCAACGATCTGTCGTGGCTGCAGGTCGTGATGGCTGCCAACACACCGATGTTGCTCAAGTCGGCGCTCGTCGATGGTCGTGTCGACGCGGGCGTCATGGCGAGTGGCCAGGTCGTCGGCGTCGTGGACGACCTGCCGACCGTCGATGACCTGATCGACCGGATCATGAGCGAGGCCGACGACCTGCTCTCCGGGTGGTCGGGTTGA
- a CDS encoding dehydratase has translation MTVLDGRDEVIAAVGQHLGHSSWLSIGEDRVRLFAEATGDHRGADAAGEHVRTGSRGRPMIQDHLLLSLSNLFLPEILEVRGFTAGINTGTDEVRFVSAAPVGSTVRAAAEMLDATELPDGNGVDTVVGIVIEVEGAAEPVCSVRSRSRWLS, from the coding sequence GTGACCGTGCTCGACGGCCGTGACGAGGTCATCGCGGCCGTCGGGCAACATCTCGGACACAGTTCTTGGCTCTCGATCGGCGAGGATCGTGTCCGGTTGTTCGCGGAGGCGACGGGCGACCACCGCGGAGCGGACGCCGCTGGTGAGCACGTCCGAACCGGGTCGCGTGGGCGACCGATGATCCAGGACCATCTGTTGCTGTCGCTGTCGAACCTGTTCCTCCCGGAGATCCTCGAGGTCCGCGGGTTCACGGCGGGAATCAACACCGGAACCGATGAGGTGCGGTTCGTTTCCGCCGCGCCCGTCGGGAGCACGGTCAGGGCGGCTGCCGAGATGCTCGATGCGACCGAGCTGCCGGATGGAAACGGCGTCGACACCGTGGTCGGGATCGTCATCGAGGTCGAGGGGGCAGCGGAACCGGTGTGCTCGGTCAGGTCGCGTTCACGCTGGTTGTCGTGA
- a CDS encoding class II aldolase/adducin family protein, which yields MNTSDVRWHIAASRRLLHRHGCDSGIAGHVSRRADDGDSFWVTPFEYFVETVPGSVIRLGPDLRTLDGDGEASPAVQFHAAIYAARPDVGAVIHTHSPNAIVLSTLGVELGMYHAGATIFAGRQALFRDDGVLPPAHGPAMVEALGDAHVLIMQNHGVLIVSDTLENATVEAITFEQQAGIHLACVAAGGAPMQPSEVAQNQADYDRYYRSMTWNAMLRRLPNTDADLFVPDPR from the coding sequence ATGAACACGTCCGACGTTCGGTGGCACATCGCAGCCTCGCGCCGCCTGCTCCATCGTCACGGCTGCGACAGCGGGATCGCCGGACACGTCAGTCGTCGCGCGGACGACGGTGACAGCTTCTGGGTGACACCGTTCGAGTACTTCGTCGAGACCGTTCCCGGTTCGGTGATTCGGCTCGGTCCCGACCTCCGGACGCTCGACGGTGACGGCGAGGCGTCTCCGGCCGTGCAGTTCCACGCGGCCATCTACGCCGCACGACCCGATGTCGGAGCGGTGATCCATACACATTCCCCGAATGCGATCGTGTTGTCGACGCTCGGCGTCGAGCTCGGCATGTACCACGCCGGGGCCACGATCTTCGCCGGACGCCAGGCACTCTTCCGGGACGATGGCGTCCTGCCTCCGGCGCACGGACCGGCGATGGTCGAAGCCCTCGGGGACGCTCACGTCCTGATCATGCAGAACCACGGTGTACTCATCGTTTCCGACACGCTCGAGAACGCGACGGTCGAGGCCATCACGTTCGAGCAACAGGCCGGCATCCACCTCGCCTGCGTCGCAGCCGGAGGCGCACCGATGCAACCGAGCGAAGTCGCACAGAACCAGGCGGATTACGACCGCTACTACCGATCGATGACCTGGAACGCGATGCTGCGTCGGCTGCCGAACACCGACGCGGATCTCTTCGTTCCGGACCCGCGGTGA
- a CDS encoding GntR family transcriptional regulator, with the protein MAADRLRARILTGELGDGDALPSQDRLLQEFGVSKPTIREALRILETEGLVSVRRGATGGAIVHRPKTGNTAYSIGLVLESRSITVDDVGQALRRLEADCAALCAQRPDRADVLVPSLRECNEQARRQIDDPLPYTHTMAVFHERMIGGCGNATLSTVAGAVESLWLAHVRTWAERVNDMGRFPSRQYRLDGVAAHDTLTDLIEAGDVAGAATMAMGHFEPEQFYVEENDPHRLVVAAPLRHLPSPPT; encoded by the coding sequence ATGGCGGCCGATCGATTGCGGGCGCGGATACTGACCGGCGAGTTGGGGGACGGCGACGCGCTGCCGTCCCAGGATCGGCTCCTGCAGGAATTCGGCGTGTCCAAGCCCACGATTCGTGAAGCGCTCAGGATCCTCGAGACCGAAGGTCTCGTCTCGGTCCGCCGGGGCGCGACAGGTGGAGCGATCGTCCACCGACCCAAGACGGGCAACACGGCCTACAGCATCGGACTCGTGCTCGAATCTCGGTCGATCACGGTCGATGATGTCGGCCAGGCACTCCGACGCCTCGAGGCCGACTGTGCGGCATTGTGTGCTCAACGGCCGGATCGGGCTGACGTGCTGGTCCCGAGTCTGCGCGAATGCAACGAGCAGGCTCGACGCCAGATCGACGACCCGCTGCCGTACACCCACACGATGGCCGTGTTCCACGAGCGCATGATCGGCGGATGCGGGAACGCGACGTTGTCGACGGTCGCCGGTGCGGTCGAGTCGCTGTGGCTCGCCCACGTCAGGACCTGGGCGGAGCGGGTGAACGACATGGGTCGCTTCCCGAGTCGCCAGTATCGGCTGGACGGGGTGGCGGCGCACGACACGCTCACCGATCTGATCGAGGCGGGAGACGTCGCCGGGGCGGCCACGATGGCGATGGGCCACTTCGAGCCCGAACAGTTCTACGTCGAAGAGAACGACCCGCATCGCCTGGTGGTGGCCGCGCCGCTGCGACATCTGCCGAGCCCTCCGACCTGA
- a CDS encoding LLM class F420-dependent oxidoreductase, with amino-acid sequence MRLGVNCFLTDRSIGIAEMARAAESRGFTELWLPEHTHIPTGRETAWPMEPEAELPEQYRRSHDPFVALAAAAAATTTLDIGTGVCLITQHDPITLAKTVSTLDHVSNGRLILGVGFGWNVDEMRHHGVDPDRRRAIGREKTLAMKELWTNEVASFSGQHVEFGPSWQWPKPVQRPHPPIWIGGGKATIPHVVEWADGWMPVEGAVPVSKLVRTLRSMADDAGRDPETLSVYVVGVGRNPARIEAYHEAGIIGVSMDVRADTGRDAVLRELDENMEFGERYVLD; translated from the coding sequence GTGCGTCTCGGCGTCAATTGCTTCTTGACCGATCGTTCGATCGGCATCGCCGAGATGGCTCGGGCGGCCGAGTCGAGAGGCTTCACCGAACTGTGGCTACCCGAGCACACGCACATTCCCACCGGACGAGAGACGGCCTGGCCGATGGAGCCGGAGGCCGAGCTGCCCGAGCAGTACCGACGATCGCACGACCCGTTCGTCGCCCTCGCAGCTGCTGCTGCTGCGACGACCACGCTCGACATCGGTACCGGCGTGTGCCTGATCACACAGCATGACCCCATCACCCTTGCCAAGACGGTCTCCACCCTGGACCACGTCTCGAACGGCCGACTGATCCTCGGCGTCGGCTTCGGTTGGAACGTCGACGAGATGCGTCATCACGGCGTCGATCCCGACAGACGACGAGCGATCGGTCGCGAGAAGACGCTCGCGATGAAGGAGTTGTGGACCAACGAGGTCGCTTCGTTCAGCGGCCAACACGTCGAGTTCGGGCCGAGTTGGCAGTGGCCCAAGCCGGTCCAGCGTCCTCATCCGCCGATCTGGATCGGCGGCGGTAAGGCGACCATCCCACACGTCGTCGAGTGGGCCGACGGGTGGATGCCGGTCGAAGGAGCAGTTCCGGTGTCGAAGCTCGTCCGCACACTGCGCTCGATGGCGGACGACGCCGGTCGCGATCCGGAGACCCTTTCGGTCTATGTGGTCGGCGTCGGACGGAATCCGGCGAGGATCGAGGCGTATCACGAGGCCGGCATCATCGGGGTCTCGATGGATGTGCGAGCGGACACGGGTCGTGACGCCGTGCTCCGCGAACTCGACGAGAACATGGAGTTCGGCGAGCGATACGTCCTCGATTGA
- a CDS encoding TauD/TfdA family dioxygenase yields MSDQSGPLEIESVNSRFGSRVTGIDLRDGVSDDTRDILRDLLWERGVLVFPGQVLTRDEQLDFTGIFAEPAPQPVRSFLGGNDCITVIDPQYVDGSAVDSSDHVAPVARFPEFEGWHSDSTFARDINAVATLRAEVTPPVGGDTCFASMAAAHDDLSPMLRDWLGSCEALHWYPPYFISAFKFHLYGADAEERFVERYQPWRHPVVVRHPETGRRSLFVNPVYTTEIVGLAQAESRELLTFLFRHATSSEYVYRHHWTPNDLVIWDELSMIHLAPQDFAPHQRRMVRATGGVIEPEAASGIVRSDQHSHLVRVPVTAR; encoded by the coding sequence ATGAGCGACCAATCCGGGCCCCTCGAAATCGAGAGCGTCAACAGCCGGTTCGGTTCCCGGGTGACGGGTATCGACTTGCGCGATGGGGTGAGCGACGACACGCGCGACATTCTTCGTGACTTGCTCTGGGAGCGTGGCGTGTTGGTGTTTCCTGGCCAGGTGCTCACGCGAGACGAGCAACTCGACTTCACTGGGATCTTCGCCGAGCCGGCCCCCCAACCCGTACGGAGTTTTCTCGGCGGGAACGACTGCATCACCGTCATCGACCCGCAATACGTCGACGGCTCGGCCGTCGACTCGTCCGACCACGTCGCGCCGGTCGCCCGGTTTCCCGAGTTCGAGGGTTGGCACAGCGACAGCACGTTCGCACGCGACATCAACGCCGTGGCGACGCTGCGAGCGGAGGTCACGCCGCCGGTCGGTGGGGACACCTGCTTCGCCAGCATGGCCGCGGCCCATGACGACCTCTCTCCGATGCTTCGCGACTGGCTCGGCAGTTGTGAGGCGCTCCACTGGTACCCGCCATATTTCATCAGCGCTTTCAAGTTCCATCTGTACGGCGCTGACGCTGAGGAGCGGTTCGTCGAGCGCTATCAACCCTGGCGCCATCCCGTGGTCGTGCGGCACCCGGAGACCGGACGCCGATCTCTGTTCGTCAACCCCGTCTACACCACCGAGATCGTCGGCCTCGCGCAGGCGGAGAGCCGTGAGCTCCTGACGTTCCTGTTCCGGCATGCGACGTCCAGCGAGTATGTGTATCGACACCACTGGACACCGAACGACCTCGTCATCTGGGACGAACTGTCGATGATCCACCTCGCCCCGCAGGACTTTGCGCCCCACCAGCGGAGGATGGTCCGCGCGACCGGCGGCGTGATCGAGCCGGAGGCGGCCTCCGGGATCGTCAGAAGCGACCAGCACAGCCACCTCGTTCGGGTCCCGGTCACAGCTCGCTAG
- a CDS encoding peptidoglycan-binding protein, whose translation MRPTMRLTIPTLTATAFFAGSSILAGPAAHAGEFPHRPIQLVAQADPGAPPIERGERSELAAWWQDRLNTWLQLSGSSTGQIVVDGWYGPNTEAATLEFQESTDEVPADGVVDPEDRVALAEAIMALETDPGAPPIERGERSELAAWWQDRLNTWLQLSGSSTGQIVVDGWYGPNTEAATLEFQESTDEVPADGVVDPEDRVALAEAIMALETDPGAPPIERGERSELAAWWQDRLNTWLQLSGSSTGQIVVDGWYGPNTEAATLEFQESTDEVPADGVVDPEDRVALHDAIVALGGSSPIDDGADDGTDDGADDSLPSGEFSADDTSAEGTATLTAQLSDVTTAARQVGDRIEFTFGAGDASGTVGYEIGYVDEAPAGASGEPVEVDGDALLQVVLRPAAGYDPATGSETYTGPDRVTFDESLVISEAVLVVDFEGVMTWVIGTRSEAPFRVASSEDPTRVVVEISHETD comes from the coding sequence ATGAGGCCCACGATGCGCCTCACGATTCCCACTCTGACAGCAACGGCGTTCTTCGCCGGTTCGTCGATCCTGGCCGGACCTGCCGCTCATGCCGGCGAGTTCCCGCACCGTCCGATCCAGCTGGTCGCCCAGGCCGATCCTGGTGCGCCGCCGATCGAGCGGGGTGAGCGCAGCGAGTTGGCTGCGTGGTGGCAGGATCGTTTGAACACGTGGTTGCAGTTGTCGGGTTCGTCGACGGGCCAGATCGTGGTCGATGGTTGGTATGGCCCGAACACCGAGGCGGCGACCCTGGAGTTCCAGGAGTCGACCGATGAGGTCCCGGCCGATGGTGTCGTCGACCCCGAAGATCGCGTCGCGTTGGCTGAGGCGATCATGGCGTTGGAGACCGATCCTGGTGCGCCGCCGATCGAGCGGGGTGAGCGCAGCGAGTTGGCGGCGTGGTGGCAGGATCGTTTGAACACGTGGTTGCAGTTGTCGGGTTCGTCGACGGGCCAGATCGTGGTCGATGGTTGGTATGGCCCGAACACCGAGGCGGCGACCCTGGAGTTCCAGGAGTCGACCGATGAGGTGCCGGCCGATGGTGTCGTCGACCCCGAAGATCGCGTCGCGTTGGCTGAGGCGATCATGGCGTTGGAGACCGATCCTGGTGCGCCGCCGATCGAGCGGGGTGAGCGCAGCGAGTTGGCGGCGTGGTGGCAGGATCGTTTGAACACGTGGTTGCAGTTGTCGGGTTCGTCGACGGGCCAGATCGTGGTCGATGGTTGGTATGGCCCGAACACCGAGGCGGCGACCCTGGAGTTCCAGGAGTCGACCGATGAGGTCCCGGCCGATGGTGTCGTCGACCCCGAAGATCGCGTCGCCCTCCATGACGCGATCGTTGCCCTGGGCGGCAGCTCGCCGATCGACGACGGGGCCGATGACGGGACCGACGACGGGGCCGATGATTCACTCCCCAGCGGCGAGTTCTCGGCCGACGACACGTCTGCGGAGGGCACGGCCACGCTCACCGCTCAGCTCTCCGACGTGACGACCGCCGCGCGGCAGGTCGGCGACCGGATCGAGTTCACGTTCGGCGCCGGTGACGCCAGCGGCACGGTCGGCTACGAGATCGGCTACGTCGACGAGGCACCGGCGGGTGCGTCGGGCGAACCGGTCGAGGTCGATGGCGACGCCCTGCTCCAGGTGGTGTTGCGGCCGGCCGCCGGCTACGACCCGGCGACGGGATCGGAGACGTACACCGGCCCCGACCGTGTCACGTTCGACGAGTCGCTCGTCATCAGCGAGGCGGTCCTCGTCGTGGACTTCGAAGGTGTGATGACCTGGGTCATCGGGACTCGAAGCGAGGCGCCGTTCAGGGTGGCCAGCTCGGAGGACCCGACCCGGGTCGTGGTCGAGATCTCTCACGAGACGGACTGA